A window of Edaphobacter lichenicola contains these coding sequences:
- a CDS encoding CehA/McbA family metallohydrolase: MPGIVIVLSALRHVSSRLLRLTIISVLLLCAFTSTYGHAQQGKPDLVLRGTVTYADRQTYLELPFAVGKDVTRLSVELSYTQRDKHTNIDLGVFDTERFRGWSGGNKSFFTISETDATPSYLPGVIVPGKWKLILGFPNIEKGVRSDYEAKIYFSHRNDPLEGSTFSQKLLRDGAAWYRGDLHMHNAHSDGSCKSQSGEKVPCPLYKTVEDAANRKLDFIAITAHNTMSQYNDMRELQPYFDKLLLMPGREVTTFQGHANVFGTTAFIDFRLTSPHVPTVNKLLQQVQDLHGVISLNHPGSPSGAACMGCGWTAPDTDFSRVNAIEAINGGSLDGPRSGDRSSARLTRPQLAKAETPQ, from the coding sequence GTGCCAGGTATTGTGATCGTTCTGTCCGCGCTGCGTCATGTTTCGTCCAGGCTCCTTCGGTTGACCATCATCTCCGTTCTGCTCCTCTGCGCCTTCACGAGCACCTATGGACATGCCCAACAGGGAAAACCTGATCTCGTTTTACGTGGAACAGTGACCTACGCCGATCGACAGACCTATCTCGAGTTACCTTTCGCGGTCGGCAAGGATGTCACTCGACTCTCCGTGGAGCTTTCGTACACGCAACGCGACAAGCACACCAATATTGATCTGGGCGTCTTCGATACCGAACGGTTCCGTGGCTGGAGCGGAGGCAACAAAAGCTTCTTCACTATCTCCGAGACCGACGCGACACCCTCCTATCTCCCCGGTGTGATTGTCCCCGGAAAGTGGAAGTTGATCCTTGGCTTCCCGAACATCGAAAAAGGTGTGCGCTCCGACTATGAAGCGAAGATCTATTTCTCTCATCGGAACGATCCTCTCGAAGGCTCGACCTTCAGCCAGAAGCTTCTGCGCGACGGAGCTGCATGGTATCGAGGAGACCTGCACATGCACAACGCGCACAGCGATGGCTCCTGCAAGAGCCAATCCGGGGAGAAGGTTCCGTGCCCACTCTACAAGACCGTAGAGGACGCAGCAAACAGAAAACTCGACTTCATCGCAATCACCGCTCACAACACGATGTCACAGTACAACGATATGCGGGAGCTGCAACCATACTTCGACAAGCTTCTGCTCATGCCCGGACGTGAGGTCACAACTTTTCAGGGACACGCCAACGTCTTTGGCACAACCGCCTTCATCGACTTCAGACTCACCAGCCCCCACGTCCCCACGGTGAACAAACTGCTACAACAAGTGCAGGACCTTCACGGCGTCATCTCTCTCAATCATCCAGGTTCACCATCTGGCGCTGCCTGCATGGGCTGCGGCTGGACGGCCCCCGACACCGACTTCAGCCGCGTCAACGCAATCGAAGCCATCAACGGCGGTTCACTCGACGGTCCAAGGTCTGGTGACCGATCGTCTGCCCGATTGACGCGTCCTCAGCTTGCAAAAGCGGAGACGCCGCAGTGA
- a CDS encoding CehA/McbA family metallohydrolase domain-containing protein produces the protein MTVTLTEEAILNGIRAGHVFIDIQGTPDRTLEFSANAGGTTASMGDSLASPIGQQIHFTVRMLGLENAHPEIIRDGDLAVLVGASPISTTEETRSFDYVSDGKRHWLRVNIRSADGTLLVLGNPIYLNF, from the coding sequence GTGACGGTAACCCTTACAGAAGAGGCGATCCTGAACGGCATCCGAGCCGGACACGTCTTCATCGACATACAGGGGACACCTGACCGCACACTCGAATTCTCCGCGAACGCCGGCGGAACGACCGCATCGATGGGCGACTCTCTAGCTTCTCCCATAGGTCAACAGATTCATTTCACCGTCAGGATGCTCGGTCTCGAAAATGCTCATCCCGAAATCATCCGCGATGGTGACCTCGCCGTGCTCGTCGGCGCTTCTCCGATATCGACAACAGAAGAGACGCGTAGTTTCGACTATGTAAGCGATGGCAAGCGCCACTGGCTTCGAGTGAATATCCGATCAGCGGATGGAACTCTATTGGTCTTGGGAAATCCTATTTACTTGAACTTTTAG